CGCTGGGCTGGCTGTGCCTGTTTGCCTTCGTGGTCTTCAGTGTCCGCGGAGCTGCCCGCAAGGCCGGCGCGAAGCTTGCCGAAGCGCAGGACAGCCTCACCCGGGCGGCCGGCGGCGCTCCCGCCGTGCAGGTCGTCGACGAGGCCACCACCATCCGCGACCAGAAGCTGGACCACAGCTTCAAAATCGTCCAGGTGCAGTCCCGCGTGATCCGGGAAAACCTCGGCAAGGACGAAGACCAGGTCAGCCGGGCCCTGGAAACCATTGAGATTACCTCCCACAACGCACGCTCCATGATCAAGAAGGACGACGGCGGCCCGGTCGAGGGCACCCTGGTGGACTAGCACCGCACCCCGCCCCAGCACCGCCCGCGCGGACCCTCTGCGGCCCGCGCTCCAAGATGAACCGCATGCTACTGAGGAGTATGGTTATTCGCGTGAGTTTGGCATCAGCAGGAGAATCCGCCGGTCCGGCAAAGACGCTGCGCATTGCAACGGTGAACGTGAACGGCATCCGCGCCGCCTACAAGCGCGGGATGGCCGACTGGCTGGCGGAGCGGGAGGTCGACATCCTCTGCCTGCAGGAAGTCCGCGCCCCCGACGCCGTGGTCCGGGAACTTCTCGGCGACGACTGGCACATCCTGCACGCCGAAGCTGAAGCCAAGGGCCGCGCCGGGGTGGCCATCGCCTCCAGGATCGCCCCCGTGGCCACCCGCGAGCACATCGGTGACGACTACTTTGCGCTCTCCGGACGCTGGGTCGAAGCAGACTTCAAGGTGCCGGTTGACGGCGCCGAAAAGCTGCTGACGGTGGTGAGCGCCTACGTCCATTCCGGCGAGGTGGACACCCCCAAGCAGGTCGACAAGTATCGTTTCCTGGACGTCATGACCGAGCGGCTGCCCGCTCTGAAGCAGCAGAGCGACTTTGTCCTGCTGGTGGGCGACCTCAACGTCGGGCACACGCCCCTGGACATCAAGAACTGGAAGGGCAACGTCAAGCGCGCCGGCTTCCTCCCCGAGGAACGCGCCTACTTTGACCGGTTCTTCAGCGACGAGATCGGCTACACGGACGTGGCCCGCAAGCTTGCCGGCGACGTGCCCGGCCCGTACACCTGGTGGTCCTGGCGCGGTCAGGCCTTCGACAACGACAGCGGTTGGCGCATCGACTACCAGCTGGCCACGCCCGGGCTGGCCGAACGCGCCGTCTCCGCCGTCGTCGACCGGGCCGCCACCTACGACAGCCGCTTCTCAGACCACGCTCCCGTAGTGGTCGACTACCAGTTCTGAGGGTCAACACCATGAGCACATCCACCGCAACCGGCCGCCAGCGCATCCTCTCGGGAATGCAGCCCTCGGCAGACTCCCTGCACCTGGGCAACTACCTCGGCGCCCTGGTGAACTGGGTCCGGCTCCAGGAGGAGTACGACGCGTACTTCTTCATTCCGGACCTGCACGCCATCACCGTGCCGCAGGACCCGGCGGACCTGCGCCAGCGCACGCGCGTCACCGCCGCCCAGTACATCGCCGGCGGCGTCGACGTGAACAAGGCCACCCTGTTTGTCCAGTCCCAGGTTCCCGAGCACGCGCAGCTGGCCTGGGTCCTGAACTGCCTGACCGGATTCGGCGAAGCTTCCCGGATGACGCAGTTCAAGGACAAGCAGCAGCGCTTCGGCGCCGACGCGGCGTCCGTGGGCCTGTTCACGTACCCGATCCTGCAGGTCGCCGACATCCTGCTGTACAACCCCCACGGCGTGCCCGTGGGCGAAGACCAGCGCCAGCATGTTGAGCTCAGCCGTGACCTGGCCAAGCGCTTCAACTCCCGCTACGGCGACACCTTCATCATTCCGGAGGTGTTTGTGCAGAAGGAAGCAGCGAAAATCTACGACCTGCAGAACCCGACGGCGAAGATGTCCAAGTCGGCGGCGTCCCCCGCCGGGCTGATCAACCTGCTGGATCCGGACAAGGTCATCGCCAAGCGGATCAAGTCAGCGGTGACCGACGACGGCGCCGAGATCCGCTTCGACCGCGAGGCCAAGCCCGGCATCTCCAACCTGCTGTCCATTTTCTCGCTGGTTACCGGCCGGAGCGTGGACACCCTGGTGAAGGAGTATGAAGGGAAAATGTACGGCCACCTCAAGGTGGACCTGGCCGAGGCCGTCACGGAGCATGTCCGTCCGATCCGCGAACGGGCCCTGTTCCTGCTCGAGGATCCGGCTGAACTTGACCGTCTCCTGGCTGTGGGAGCCGCCAAGGCCCGGGAAACGGCATCCGTTACACTGGCCGATGTGTACAGCAAAGTAGGTTTTCTACCTTTGGGCTCCACAGCGGTCTGACCGATGACTCTTTGGAATCCGATGATCCAGGCAGACACCGTCGAGGGCGTCGACGGCAGTTCGGCCGCGCCCGGCTGCACCTGCGTGGGCATCGTGATCGGGGTGCCGGAGCCCATGGCAGCCGAGCTGCGCCGGGCTCGGGCCTCCTTCGGAGATCCGCTGGCGGCCGTCATCCCGGCACACATCACCGTCGTGACCACCACGCAGACCGACGACTGGGAAGCAACCGCTGCGCATGTGCGCCGGGTGGCCCGCAAGCACGCCCCGTTTGACGTCTCGCTGCGCGGCACTGCGACGTTCCGGCCGGTGTCGCCGGTGGTCTATCTTCAGCTCGACGAGGGCTACGACGAGTGCACCGCCCTGCACAAGGAAATGCAGAGCGGTCCGCTGGCCCGGGACCTGCCCTTTCCCTACCATCCCCATGTTACGGTGGCCCACGACGTGAGCGACGCCGGCATGGACAGCGCCATGCAGACCCTGCGCCACTATGATGCCCGCTTCACCGTGAGCACCATTGGGTTGTACGAGCACGATGCGACCGGGCTCTGGAAGCTCCGCGAGGAAGTCCCCCTCCGGGCCTAGGCGCTCAGGTAGACGCCGGCCCAGGCGGCGATGATGTCCGCCGCCCGGCTGGTCTGGGCGCGGTCCACCATCAGGTGGTCGCTGCCCTCCAACGAGATGAAATTCCGGGGATGCCGCGCCACGGAGAAAATCTCGCTGGCATTGTCGATGCCCACCGTATTGTCGGTGGGGGAGTGCATGACCAGCAGGGGCAGGTGCAGCTCGCGGATGCATTCGGTCAGGTTCTGCGCGGCAAGGTCGTGCAGCAGCTCCTCCCGGATCTGAAGGCTGCGGCCGCCCAGGTCGACCTGCGCCGATCCCTCCTGCCGGATGGTCTGCATCTCCTCTTCGAAGAGGTGCATGACATGGGAAGGCCGGAAGGGTGCGCCGATGGTCACCACGGCGTCCAGCTCCGGGATGCTTCCGGCCGCGGCGAGGACCGCCGCTCCGCCGAGGGAATGACCGATCAGCAGGGAAACCTTGTGCCCCTGCGCGCGCAGGCAGTCGACGGCGCTGGAGACGTCGGCGACTTTGGTGCTGAACGTGCCGTCCTCCCACGCGCCGCCGGAGCCGCCCAGGCCCGCGGCGTCGTAGCGCAGGACGCCGATGCCGTGCCCGGCCAGGGCCTTGGAAATCCGCGACGCGGCAGCGCTGTTCTTGCCCAGCGTGAAGCCGTGGCAGAACACCGCCCAAGCCCTGGCTTCGCCGTCGGGCAGGTCAAGCGTGCCGGCGAGCGTGGTGTTGTTGACGCCGGGAAAGGATACGGATTCGAACGTGGGCATGGTTCACCTTAGCGGGCGGAGCGAAAGGGGCAAGCAAAAAAGGCAAGCAAAAAGCGGCGCCCGCAGCCCTTGATGGACTGTGGACGCCGCCTCCGGCTGGTGCCTGGCGGAACTAGACCGAGCGGCTCAGGATGGCCTGCTTGACCTCGGCAATGGCCTTGGTGACCTGGATGCCGCGCGGGCAGGCTTCGCTGCAGTTGAAGGTGGTGCGGCAGCGCCACACGCCTTCCTTGTCGTTCAGGATCTCCAGGCGCATGTCTCCGGCGTCGTCGCGCGAGTCGAAGATGAAGCGGTGGGCGTTGACGATGGCGGCCGGACCAAAGTACTGGCCGTCGGTCCAGAACACCGGGCACGAGGACGTGCAGGCGGCGCAGAGGATGCACTTGGTGGTGTCGTCGAACCGCTCACGGTCCTCGGCGGACTGCAGGCGTTCCTTCGTGGGCTCGTGGCCCTTGGTGACCAGGAACGGCATGATCTCGCGGTAGGACTGGAAGAACGGCTCCATGTCCACGATCAGGTCCTTCTCCACCGGCAGGCCCTTGATGGGTTCCACAAGGATGGGCTTGGACGTGTCCAGGTCCTTCAGCAGCGTCTTGCAGGCCAGGCGGTTGCGGCCGTTGATGCGCATGGCATCGGATCCGCAGACGCCGTGGGCGCAGGAACGGCGGAAGGAGACGGAACCGTCATGCTCCCACTTGACCTTGTGCAGGGCATCCAGCACGCGGTCGGTGCCGTACATGGTCAGCTTCCACTCGTCCCAGTATCCTTCGTCGGATACCTCGGGGTTGTAGCGGCGAACCTTCAGCGTGATCTCGAAGGAGGGAATTTCCCCGCCCACAGATGCGGGCAGTTCAATCTTGGAGGCGGGCTCCGCAATTTCCGTTGTCATTAGTACTTCCTCACCATCGGCTCGTAGCGCGTGAAGATGACCGGCTTGGTGTCCAGTCGAATGCCCGCTGTGTTCTCGGCATTGGCGGCTTCGTCAACCTTGTACGCCATTGAATGCTTCATGAAGTTTTCGTCGTCGCGCTCCGGGAAGTCCTCGCGGAAGTGCCCGCCGCGGGATTCTTCGCGGTGCAGCGCCGCCACGGTCATGACCTTGGCCAGTTCCAGCAGGAAGCCCAGTTCCACGGCCTCCAGCAGATCCAGGTTGAAGCGCTTGCCCTTGTCCTGGACGCTGATCTTCCGGTACCGCTCTTCGAAGGAGGCAATGTCGGTCAGGACCTGGTTGAGGGTTTCCGCAGTGCGGAACACCTGCATGTTGGCATCCATGGTGTTCTGCAGGTCGCGGCGGATTTCGGCAACGCGTTCCGTTCCCTCCGAGTTGCGGACGAGGTCCAGCAGCTCGACGGTGGCAGCTTCCGGATCTTCCGGCAGGTCAACGAAATCGGCTGTCAGGGCGTACTCGGCGGCATAGATGCCGGCGCGCTTGCCGAAGACGTTGATGTCCAGCAGGGAGTTGGTGCCCAGCCGGTTGGAGCCGTGCACCGAAACGCAGGCCACTTCGCCGGCGGCATACAGGCCGGGAATAACGGTGTCGTTGTCCTGCAGGACCTCGGCCTTGATGTTGGTCGGGATGCCGCCCATGGCGTAGTGCGCGGTCGGGAAGACCGGCACCGGCTCCGTGTACGGCTCCACACCCAGGTAGGTGCGGGCGAACTCGGTGATGTCCGGGAGCTTGGCGTCAATGTGCGCCGGCTCCAGGTGCGTCAGGTCCAGGAGGACGTAGTCCTTGTTCGGGCCGCAACCGCGGCCTTCGCGGACCTCGTTGGCCATGGAACGGGCCACGATGTCGCGGGGTGCGAGGTCCTTGATGGTCGGAGCGTAACGCTCCATGAAGCGCTCACCCTCGGAGTTGCGCAGGATCGCGCCTTCGCCGCGGGCTGCTTCGGAAAGCAGGATGCCCAGGCCTGCGAGGCCTGTCGGATGGAACTGGAAGAACTCCATGTCCTCCAGCGGAATGCCGCGGCGGAACGCGATGCCCATGCCGTCACCGGTGAGGGTGTGCGCATTGGAGGTGGTCTTGAAGACCTTGCCCGCGCCGCCGGAGGCGAAGACCACGGACTTGGCCTGGAAGACGTGCAGTTCGCCGCTGGCCAGGTCGTAGGAAACAACACCGGCAACGCGCTTCTGGCCAAACGAGTCGGTGACCGTCAGCAGGTCGAGCACGTAGTACTCGTTGTAGAACTCCACGTTGTGCTTGACGCAGTTTTGGTACAGGGTCTGCAGGATCATGTGGCCGGTGCGGTCGGCCGCGTAGCAGGCACGGCGGACCGGTGCCTTGCCGTGGTCGCGGGTGTGACCGCCGAAACGGCGCT
This genomic interval from Arthrobacter sp. zg-Y820 contains the following:
- a CDS encoding exodeoxyribonuclease III — its product is MSLASAGESAGPAKTLRIATVNVNGIRAAYKRGMADWLAEREVDILCLQEVRAPDAVVRELLGDDWHILHAEAEAKGRAGVAIASRIAPVATREHIGDDYFALSGRWVEADFKVPVDGAEKLLTVVSAYVHSGEVDTPKQVDKYRFLDVMTERLPALKQQSDFVLLVGDLNVGHTPLDIKNWKGNVKRAGFLPEERAYFDRFFSDEIGYTDVARKLAGDVPGPYTWWSWRGQAFDNDSGWRIDYQLATPGLAERAVSAVVDRAATYDSRFSDHAPVVVDYQF
- the trpS gene encoding tryptophan--tRNA ligase; translation: MSTSTATGRQRILSGMQPSADSLHLGNYLGALVNWVRLQEEYDAYFFIPDLHAITVPQDPADLRQRTRVTAAQYIAGGVDVNKATLFVQSQVPEHAQLAWVLNCLTGFGEASRMTQFKDKQQRFGADAASVGLFTYPILQVADILLYNPHGVPVGEDQRQHVELSRDLAKRFNSRYGDTFIIPEVFVQKEAAKIYDLQNPTAKMSKSAASPAGLINLLDPDKVIAKRIKSAVTDDGAEIRFDREAKPGISNLLSIFSLVTGRSVDTLVKEYEGKMYGHLKVDLAEAVTEHVRPIRERALFLLEDPAELDRLLAVGAAKARETASVTLADVYSKVGFLPLGSTAV
- a CDS encoding 2'-5' RNA ligase family protein, whose translation is MTLWNPMIQADTVEGVDGSSAAPGCTCVGIVIGVPEPMAAELRRARASFGDPLAAVIPAHITVVTTTQTDDWEATAAHVRRVARKHAPFDVSLRGTATFRPVSPVVYLQLDEGYDECTALHKEMQSGPLARDLPFPYHPHVTVAHDVSDAGMDSAMQTLRHYDARFTVSTIGLYEHDATGLWKLREEVPLRA
- a CDS encoding alpha/beta fold hydrolase; translated protein: MPTFESVSFPGVNNTTLAGTLDLPDGEARAWAVFCHGFTLGKNSAAASRISKALAGHGIGVLRYDAAGLGGSGGAWEDGTFSTKVADVSSAVDCLRAQGHKVSLLIGHSLGGAAVLAAAGSIPELDAVVTIGAPFRPSHVMHLFEEEMQTIRQEGSAQVDLGGRSLQIREELLHDLAAQNLTECIRELHLPLLVMHSPTDNTVGIDNASEIFSVARHPRNFISLEGSDHLMVDRAQTSRAADIIAAWAGVYLSA
- a CDS encoding succinate dehydrogenase iron-sulfur subunit, whose amino-acid sequence is MTTEIAEPASKIELPASVGGEIPSFEITLKVRRYNPEVSDEGYWDEWKLTMYGTDRVLDALHKVKWEHDGSVSFRRSCAHGVCGSDAMRINGRNRLACKTLLKDLDTSKPILVEPIKGLPVEKDLIVDMEPFFQSYREIMPFLVTKGHEPTKERLQSAEDRERFDDTTKCILCAACTSSCPVFWTDGQYFGPAAIVNAHRFIFDSRDDAGDMRLEILNDKEGVWRCRTTFNCSEACPRGIQVTKAIAEVKQAILSRSV
- the sdhA gene encoding succinate dehydrogenase flavoprotein subunit; this translates as MQVHKYDVVIVGAGGAGMRAAIESGQRARTAVLTKLYPTRSHTGAAQGGMCAALANVEEDNWEWHTFDTVKGGDYLVDQDAAEVMAKEAIDAVLDLEKMGLPFNRTPEGRIDQRRFGGHTRDHGKAPVRRACYAADRTGHMILQTLYQNCVKHNVEFYNEYYVLDLLTVTDSFGQKRVAGVVSYDLASGELHVFQAKSVVFASGGAGKVFKTTSNAHTLTGDGMGIAFRRGIPLEDMEFFQFHPTGLAGLGILLSEAARGEGAILRNSEGERFMERYAPTIKDLAPRDIVARSMANEVREGRGCGPNKDYVLLDLTHLEPAHIDAKLPDITEFARTYLGVEPYTEPVPVFPTAHYAMGGIPTNIKAEVLQDNDTVIPGLYAAGEVACVSVHGSNRLGTNSLLDINVFGKRAGIYAAEYALTADFVDLPEDPEAATVELLDLVRNSEGTERVAEIRRDLQNTMDANMQVFRTAETLNQVLTDIASFEERYRKISVQDKGKRFNLDLLEAVELGFLLELAKVMTVAALHREESRGGHFREDFPERDDENFMKHSMAYKVDEAANAENTAGIRLDTKPVIFTRYEPMVRKY